In Candidatus Moanabacter tarae, the genomic stretch CCGCCTTCGAAAAATCACAGACCAGGGAGTTTTTTTTCGGTCTCATATTGATGGAGAGGTAGTATTTTTGGGTCCTGTCGAAGTTATGAACATTCAACGAAACTTGGGATCGGACATAGCGATGGTATTGGATGAATGTTCTCCATCCCAAAGCAAACGGGATGTCTGTGCCCAAGCGGTGGAGCGAACGGTTTATTGGGCAGACAGGTGTTTGACAATAGCTAATGAAACTGGTTTTCGAAAGGAAGGAGGGCAGGTTTTTGGAATTGTACAAGGTTCAGTTTTTGAAGATTTGCGGACCGAATGTAGTAAGGCACTAGTTTCGATGGGTTTTGATGGCTTTGCTATTGGGGGAGTTAGTGTTGGTGAATCAGAGTCGAAAATGTTCAAACAGGTGAAGTGGGTTTCATCTCAGGTACCTAAGGACTATCCACTCTATGTGATGGGGGTTGGAACCCCGCCTCAGATGCTGCGTATGGTTGCGATGGGGGTAGATATGTTCGATTGTGTGATGCCGACTAGAGCGGCACGCCACGGAATGGTCTTTACTCCTTCCGGCCCGATTAACATTTCCAACAGCAAGTACAGGGAAGACGATAGACCGTTAGTGGATGGAGTTGACAATTACACGTGTCGTAATTTCTCGCGGAGCTATCTCAGGCATCTGGTCACGTCGAAGGAACTACTGGCCCATACGCTTTTGTCTATCCATAATCTCCACTTCTATATCGAAATAATGAGGCAGGCACGACAGCATATTATCGAGGGAGACTTTGATCTGTGGCACAAAGAGTGGATTTCGATTTACGAAGGAAATAAGTAGACGGTGAACACTGAAAGATGAACGGGTGTGACGATTTTATCCTAACTCTTATTTTTGTTCTAGTATGTGTCATATAGATTCAAGGTTTTCATCGAGTCTATGTTGCGAGTTTTCGGAGAAGTATTAGTTGTATTCCGTATTCAATATTCATCAATTACTACTGTATCCGAGGTTGCTATTAATTAGAATATCACCTAGGAGATTTGTGTCCTATATATGAGCTATCCTAATGAGGTGAGACTGCTGGTATGCGTTCGTTGGTAACAGGAGGTGCAGGTTTTCTAGGTAGTCATCTTTGCGAGCGACTTTTGCGAGATGGGCACGAGGTGATATGCTTGGACAACCTCTTTACGGGTTCGAAAAGCAACATCATTCATTTACTTAGTGACCCAGGGTTTGAGTTCATGCGACACGATGTGGTTGAACCATTCAAGGTTGAAGTAGATCGGATTTACAATCTTGCCTGTCCTGCTTCACCACCACACTATCAGTTTAATCCAATCAAGACGGTTAAGACCTCTGTAATGGGTGTAATTAATTGCCTAGGTTTGGCAAAGAGTACGGCGGGACGCATTTTGCAAGCCTCGACGTCAGAAATTTATGGCGATCCTAAGGAACATCCCCAAAGCGAGGCTTATCGAGGTAATGTCAATCCAATCGGTTTACGGGCTTGTTATGATGAGGGAAAACGTTGTGCCGAAACATTGTGCTTCGACTACCATCGTGAAAATAACGTCGACATACGTGTAGTTCGAATATTCAATACATACGGTCCTCGGATGGACCCGAGTGACGGTAGGGTGGTGTCAAATTTTATCGTCCAGGCTTTGCGAGGAGACCCAATCACCATTTACGGAGATGGCACTCAGACCCGCTCGTTTTGTTACGTGGACGATTTGATTTCTGGAATTGTTCGGATGATGGACCAGGAGGAGATTGTTGGTCCGGTTAACCTAGGCAACCCGGTGGAGTTTACAATGTGTGAGCTGAGTGAATGGGTGATAAAATTGACAGGCAGTTCCTCTCGGGTAGTATTTGAGGAATTGCCAGAGGATGATCCGAGGCAACGTCGGCCTGACATCTCGCTGGCAGCGGAGTCCTTAGGATGGGTTCCCAAAATTGAACTAGAATCTGGGCTTCGGAAGACGGTTTCGTATTTCAAGGAATTAATCTCTTCAGGTTGACCCCTTTGTCACAGACTCCAAAGTTCGATATACTCCTAGTATTAACCAGTGAAGGAAGGCTATAATCCTATTGCTGAAGGCAAATTAGATTCGGGATGATTTCTAAAATATTAAAAGCGCTTACAGGAAGGCACTATCGGAAATACCTTAAAAAGGTGAATCCGTTAGTTGCTGCTATCAACCGATACGAGGAAGAGTTTCAACGTCTTTCTGATGAAGAGTTAAAGGGGAAGACCGAGGAGTTCAAGCGCCGGCACAGAGAAGGAGAGAGTCTCAAAGATTTGCTTCCGGAAGCTTTCGCAGCGGTAAAAAATGCAGCCCGGAGGTTAGTTGGGCGGACGGTGACAGTGTGTGATCATGAAATCATATGGGATATGGTTCATTTCGATGTTCAGCTGATTGGAGGTATTGCACTCAATGATCGGCATATAGCTGAGATGGCAACAGGAGAGGGCAAGACACTTGCAGCGACGCTTCCTCTCTACCTAAATGCGTTGACGGGTAAGAACTGTCAGCTGGTGACGGTGAATGATTACTTAGCGAGAAGAGATTCAGAGTGGATGGGGTACATTTATCGGTTTCTCGGACTCTCGGTTGGTTGTATCCAGAATTCAATGGATCCTGTCGCCCGTCGTGAAATCTATGGATATGACATTACCTATGGCACGGCTAGTGAATTCGGATTTGATTGCCTTCGCGACAATGGAATGGCGACGCGTATTGAGGACCAGGTTCAGAGGGACCACTACTATTGTATTATCGACGAAGTAGATTCCATATTAGTAGATGAAGCGCGTACTCCTTTGATTATTTCTGGGCCGGTCCAGGTTGATAGAGAGATGCCCTTCCAGGAGCTGAAGCCAAGTATTTCGCGATTGGTTCGACAGCAATCTGTGCTATGCAATCAACTTATATTGGAGGCAAAAAAGGAGTTGAATGGGGGAGGCGGAGAGGATTTCGATGTCTTTAATAAACTTCTCCAGGTAAAACTCGGAATGCCCAAAAACAAACAGTTTCTGCGTATTATGGAAGACGGAGGCGTTCGAAAACCATTTGATAAATTCGAATTGGAAATGGGCAGTGATTTCAACAAGGAGCAGTTCTTCTCTCTAAAAGAAGAGCTCTTCTTTCTCATCGATGAAAAAGGGCATCAAGCAGATTTGACGGAGAAAGGGAGGCGTTTTCTACGCCCAGATGACGAAGATGCCTTTGTTTTACCTGATCTTCCATCGATCTATTCAGAGATCGATGGAAAAAATGATCTGGAGCCAGAGGAAAGGGACCGCAAAAAATCAGACGAGCAAAAGCGATTTGAGAAGTTGAGCGAGGATATTCATGGGATTAGCCAACTTTTGAGAGCATATTCTCTCTACGAGCGGGATGTAGAGTACATCGTGAAGGATGGGAAAGTAATGATCATCGATGAAAATACAGGCAGGATCATGCCGGGCCGGCGTTGGAGCGATGGCCTGCATCAGGCTGTAGAAGCAAAAGAAGGTGTCGTTATTGAAAAGGAATCGAAGACCTATGCTACAATCACGATCCAAAACTACTTTCGCATGTATGAAAAACTATCTGGGATGACGGGGACTGCGGAAACAGAGGCCAACGAATTCCGTGATATTTATAATCTGGATGTGATGGTGATCCCAACCAATTGCCCGATGATCCGTGATGATCAGGATGATCTTATCTATAAGACGCGTCGGGACAAGTACAACGCTGTGATCAATGAGATTAAGGAAGCGAATGAACGTGGGCAGCCGGTATTGGTGGGCACGGTATCAGTTGAAGCTTCGGAGGTGCTCTCCAGGATGCTGAAAAGGAGCAACATTGCCCACAAAGTACTCAATGCTAAATTCCATGCACAGGAGGCTGAAATAGTGGCCCGAGCTGGAGAAAGAGGTGGCGTTACGATTGCAACTAATATGGCGGGCCGTGGAACAGACATCAAACTAAGCAAAGGGATTCCGGAGCTTGGCGGACTTTATGTAATTGGTACAGAACGACACACTTCCCGTCGCATTGATAGGCAACTTCGCGGTCGAAGTGGCCGACAAGGTGATCTTGGATTATCGCGCTTTTTTATTTCTTTGGAAGATGATCTTTTGAGATTGTTTGGAAATGCCGGGGCCATGGGTAAACTTTTGGAAAAGTCAGTTGGCGAAGGAGAGGTTCCACTCCCGAGTTGGGTAATCGAAAACGCTCAAAAACGAGTTGAGGAACAAAACTATTCGGCACGAAAGAGACTGCTTCAGTACGATGATGTTTTGAATAAGCAACGGGAAGTTGTCTACAGTATCCGAAATGATGCTATTCAGTCTAAATCGCCGAAAGGTATTGTTCTCGAGCTGGTTGAGGAGGAATTGGATTTTCGTTTGGAGGAGAGTGGAGTTTTCGATGAGAAGACTGTGAGTAATGGAGCGTTGGAGGTGTTCCAAAATTGGATAAAAACCCACTTTCCGGTGATTCTCAAAATTGAAGATCTTAGGGAGAGGGCCCCGGAAGGTATAAAGGCGCATGCTTTAGATCGGATCAAGACGGCATATGCTACAAAGGAATCGGTTGAAGAACCGGAAGCACTGCAGGCCTTAGAGCGTTATGTTGTTATTAACAGTGTGGATAAACACTGGCAGGATCACCTTACGGAAATGGATGATCTTCGGCAGAGTGTGGGTCTAAGAGGCTATGGACAGAAGGATCCTTTGAGCGAGTATAAGAGCGAGGCGTTTCTATACTTCGAGCAGATGATGGGCAATATTCGTTCTGATATCTGCATGAACCTTTTTCGTTCTGCGACTAACATCAAGGCTTTCGATAACATGCTCGCAATGCTCTCACGAACGGCTCGTAAATACGGTCCCGAGTCCGTTGATGGGTCCTCGTTTATACAGGGTTCGGGAACGGACAACAGGCAAACGGGGGAGGTGGAATTACCAAAAGTGACTGTTCGTAGAGAGGGCCCAAAGTTAGGAAGGAACGATCCGTGCATTTGTGGGAGTGGGAGGAAGTATAAAAAGTGTTGCGGTCGGCGGGTCTAATAGAAGAACTGGCTTCTAATTAGAATTTGATAAGGAGTTCAACGACGCAGACGTTTTTCAGTCGGTGACTGGAAAGTTTCGATTCCTCAAAGTGCATTGCTGTTTTAAGAGAACCCATAATTCGGGTTCCCTATCGACACTAGGGCGATTTTGTAGTGCGATAGCATTTCAATTATTGAGTGGATGTGGCTGGAAGTACGATAATAGGAGCTAGGCAAATAGTTTGAGTTATCAATTTAATAGGTTAAAGCCGAGATCGTGGTCCCGCCGATTGGAGTCGGGCGATGCAGGAGACCCTGAGCCAAAGAGACTGCCTTCTTGGATGACGGCCTGTGTCATTCCTTTGTTAGTATTCTCTCTGACAGTGTCTCTGACAGTGGCTGCCTTTCCCCCAGCAGGTTTTGCTGAAGCAGCCTATGTGTTTTCGGTTCCCTTGATTATTTGGAGTTTCTATCGCCCGAATTATCGGATTTTTTTGGGAACTTCAGCGATAGCCGGTTTTGTATCCTGGCTGATATTGATCTGGTGGTTGCGACACGTTACTTATCTTGGAACATTTGCTCTTTCAGGATTCCTAACACTTTTCTTGGTAGGGTGGGCCCTTGTGGTACGAATGATCCTTCCGAGTATTGAGGGCCGGGGTTTCTCAGTTAGGCTGCCTGTCCTACTAGGCCTGGCCGGGTTTTGGGTTCTGCTCGAGTATATGCGAGGATTTGTACTGACCGGGTTCCCTTGGCTTCCTCTTGCGGCTAGTCAGTGGGATCGCGCGGCGGTTCTACAGATTGCTGCATACACTGGATATACGGGAGTTTCTTTTGTCCTCATATTTTTCAATCTTGGATTGGGGGTGTACCTAAGAAGAATGCTGACTCGTCGCCGGGCGGAAGAGTGGTACGAGAAAATTTGTCCAGAGTTTTACGTTGCCTTGTTTCTGTTGGTTGGAACGGCCAGTGGGTTGATTTGGTCTGAAGTATTTAACCAACGGCAAGAGCGGCTCTTCAGCGTTACTCTTGTGCAGCCTTATATCGAGCAACCCTCGAAATGGGATCCAGAGAAGACGATGGAAATTTTCAGGACTTTGGAGAAGCAGACTCTATTTGCTGACGGGCTAGGAGGAGAAGTGATATTCTGGCCTGAATCAGTCACGCCTTTACCTGTTAAAGGAAATCACTTAGCGAGGGAATGGACTGAGGAATTAGTGCGACGGATAGATAACCCCATAGTGATGGGGAATATAGCGAAGGAGGATGAATTTTGGTATAATATCGTTTGTGCAGTGACTCCTGATGAAGGGCTTATTGAGCCCTACTATACCAAGCGAAAGTTGGTTCCTTTTGGAGAATACGTTCCGTTTGGTGGGTTGCTGTCATTTATCGATAAGTTTGTTCCTATGGCCGGTTTATTCAGGAGAGGGGAGAAGGCGGTCGTTATACCTGTTAAGATCGGTAATTCCACCTATCGCGTAGGGGCTTTAGTTTGCTATGAGGATATCTTTTCTCAGCTATCTCGCGAGAATGTCAAAGCCGGGGCCGATTTAGTTTTTGTGGCCACAAATAATGCTTGGTATGGAGAGGAGGGCGGGGCTTACCAGCACGCGGCGCATTCTGTTCTTCGTGCAGTAGAAACGCGCAGGCCTTTTATTCGTTGTGGTAATTCTGGATGGAGCGGTTGGATTGACGAGTATGGAAATGTTCGGAAGGTGCTGGTTGTTCCCGAGAAGGGTATTTACTTTCGTGGAAGCGAATTATTTGAATTAAAACGTGATGCTAAATGGGTCCGCCGTGAGAGCTTCTACGTTCTGTATGGAGACTGGTTCATCTCCATCTGTCTGGGGTTGTCAATTTGGGGTTACATTTGCTTTCGGTTTGCCAGGGGTTCAAGATATGAGCCGGGAGCATTATTGAGGGGGAAAAGGAATTAGGAAATTTTCTGAGATGAAACTGTTACTATGGGTACGATGGGACAAAAATTAAGTCAGATTTCATTCTGTAAATTGAGTGTTTTACGGACGGCCTTCACGGGTTAATTGTGGGGCCGAAAGCTTCGGGATCTCATGATGTATATTGTGAAAATAGGAGAGACTAAGAATGGAGAAAACTGGGAAAATTGAGGTGAATCCCGATTTTGCAGATCGTCTCCGGGGGATGATCTGGGGTCAGTTAGTAGGAGATGCAGCGGCTCTGGGGACTCACTGGATTTATAATATCAGTGAATTGATGGCTACCTATCCAAAAGGGGTAGAAGGGTTTGAGGAGCCGAAAGAGGGTCACTACCATTTTGGGAAAAACCCGGGTGACCAGACCCATTATGGAGATGCGGCCCTTGTTCTGATGAAGTCAGTTGCGGAATATGGCCAATTCGACCAAGCAAGATTCGGCCGTTCATTCATTGAGCGAATGAACCCAGAGACTTACGAGGGATATGTTGATAATTCCACTCGTGGAACGGTTGAGATTAAGATGAATTTCGAGGAATTATATCCAGATCGGGAATTCGATTTTCAACATGGGGCGGATGATGATCAATTGGCGACTGCGACTTCCATTTGTCCAGTTGTTGCGGCTCATTTAAGGAATCCAGACTTGATGGAGATCGTGGAAAAAGTGACGAGGGTCCGTCAGAATAATGATCGAGCGGTTGCTTACATGAAGGCACATGTCGGAATTTTGCTCGAGTTGCTAAAAGGTCGTGATATCCACAGTTCGTTACATAGGGTTGAGGAGATTGCAGGAAAGGACGCAAAATTTGGAACAGAATTGAGGCGAAAGTTTGGGAGTGCGTTTGATCTTTTCCCCAGGAGTGTGGGAGAAGCTACGGACAAACTGGGGCAGTCATGTCCGTTAATCAGTAGCTTTCCTTCGGCGCTGCACGGGTTTTTGTGCTATCGAGATTCGTTCGAAGTCACCATTCTAGACGTAATTCGTGCAGGAGGGGATAATGCGGGAAGAGCAGCAATGGTTGGAGCGTGGCTCGGTGCGCATCTAGGTGTTAGGGCGATTCCCAAGGATTGGCTGAGACGACTGTCGAAATACGAAGTGGTCGATGGTTGTGTGGAAATGATAGTAGATGGGGCGATGGGCGGTGGAACTTAGGATAAAAATGCTACAGGAGATTCAAAATTAATGACGTGCATAACTTACGTGTTAAGGCAAAATCCTAGCGCTTAACTCGAGTGTAGGAATAGGACGCTTATC encodes the following:
- the tgt gene encoding Queuine tRNA-ribosyltransferase, with amino-acid sequence MSGLEARAGRLQTQHGDVATPIFMPVGTQASVKSLTPVHLHEVGARVILGNTYHLNLRPGSDTIHKLGGLHQFMGWGGPILTDSGGYQVFSLSRLRKITDQGVFFRSHIDGEVVFLGPVEVMNIQRNLGSDIAMVLDECSPSQSKRDVCAQAVERTVYWADRCLTIANETGFRKEGGQVFGIVQGSVFEDLRTECSKALVSMGFDGFAIGGVSVGESESKMFKQVKWVSSQVPKDYPLYVMGVGTPPQMLRMVAMGVDMFDCVMPTRAARHGMVFTPSGPINISNSKYREDDRPLVDGVDNYTCRNFSRSYLRHLVTSKELLAHTLLSIHNLHFYIEIMRQARQHIIEGDFDLWHKEWISIYEGNK
- the secA gene encoding Protein translocase subunit SecA codes for the protein MISKILKALTGRHYRKYLKKVNPLVAAINRYEEEFQRLSDEELKGKTEEFKRRHREGESLKDLLPEAFAAVKNAARRLVGRTVTVCDHEIIWDMVHFDVQLIGGIALNDRHIAEMATGEGKTLAATLPLYLNALTGKNCQLVTVNDYLARRDSEWMGYIYRFLGLSVGCIQNSMDPVARREIYGYDITYGTASEFGFDCLRDNGMATRIEDQVQRDHYYCIIDEVDSILVDEARTPLIISGPVQVDREMPFQELKPSISRLVRQQSVLCNQLILEAKKELNGGGGEDFDVFNKLLQVKLGMPKNKQFLRIMEDGGVRKPFDKFELEMGSDFNKEQFFSLKEELFFLIDEKGHQADLTEKGRRFLRPDDEDAFVLPDLPSIYSEIDGKNDLEPEERDRKKSDEQKRFEKLSEDIHGISQLLRAYSLYERDVEYIVKDGKVMIIDENTGRIMPGRRWSDGLHQAVEAKEGVVIEKESKTYATITIQNYFRMYEKLSGMTGTAETEANEFRDIYNLDVMVIPTNCPMIRDDQDDLIYKTRRDKYNAVINEIKEANERGQPVLVGTVSVEASEVLSRMLKRSNIAHKVLNAKFHAQEAEIVARAGERGGVTIATNMAGRGTDIKLSKGIPELGGLYVIGTERHTSRRIDRQLRGRSGRQGDLGLSRFFISLEDDLLRLFGNAGAMGKLLEKSVGEGEVPLPSWVIENAQKRVEEQNYSARKRLLQYDDVLNKQREVVYSIRNDAIQSKSPKGIVLELVEEELDFRLEESGVFDEKTVSNGALEVFQNWIKTHFPVILKIEDLRERAPEGIKAHALDRIKTAYATKESVEEPEALQALERYVVINSVDKHWQDHLTEMDDLRQSVGLRGYGQKDPLSEYKSEAFLYFEQMMGNIRSDICMNLFRSATNIKAFDNMLAMLSRTARKYGPESVDGSSFIQGSGTDNRQTGEVELPKVTVRREGPKLGRNDPCICGSGRKYKKCCGRRV
- the lnt gene encoding Apolipoprotein N-acyltransferase, with the protein product MTACVIPLLVFSLTVSLTVAAFPPAGFAEAAYVFSVPLIIWSFYRPNYRIFLGTSAIAGFVSWLILIWWLRHVTYLGTFALSGFLTLFLVGWALVVRMILPSIEGRGFSVRLPVLLGLAGFWVLLEYMRGFVLTGFPWLPLAASQWDRAAVLQIAAYTGYTGVSFVLIFFNLGLGVYLRRMLTRRRAEEWYEKICPEFYVALFLLVGTASGLIWSEVFNQRQERLFSVTLVQPYIEQPSKWDPEKTMEIFRTLEKQTLFADGLGGEVIFWPESVTPLPVKGNHLAREWTEELVRRIDNPIVMGNIAKEDEFWYNIVCAVTPDEGLIEPYYTKRKLVPFGEYVPFGGLLSFIDKFVPMAGLFRRGEKAVVIPVKIGNSTYRVGALVCYEDIFSQLSRENVKAGADLVFVATNNAWYGEEGGAYQHAAHSVLRAVETRRPFIRCGNSGWSGWIDEYGNVRKVLVVPEKGIYFRGSELFELKRDAKWVRRESFYVLYGDWFISICLGLSIWGYICFRFARGSRYEPGALLRGKRN
- a CDS encoding UDP-glucose 4-epimerase, with amino-acid sequence MRSLVTGGAGFLGSHLCERLLRDGHEVICLDNLFTGSKSNIIHLLSDPGFEFMRHDVVEPFKVEVDRIYNLACPASPPHYQFNPIKTVKTSVMGVINCLGLAKSTAGRILQASTSEIYGDPKEHPQSEAYRGNVNPIGLRACYDEGKRCAETLCFDYHRENNVDIRVVRIFNTYGPRMDPSDGRVVSNFIVQALRGDPITIYGDGTQTRSFCYVDDLISGIVRMMDQEEIVGPVNLGNPVEFTMCELSEWVIKLTGSSSRVVFEELPEDDPRQRRPDISLAAESLGWVPKIELESGLRKTVSYFKELISSG